TCGTGGAGGTTGAAGATGGAAAAGCCAGCACATATATGGGCAATTATTCGGCCTACCGCACAGAAAAATTGCGTCAATTGCTCCTGCAGAAAGCGGCATACGATAACCAGCAGAAGGAAATTCAACGGCTGGAGGAGATGATCAAGCGTTTTGAATTGTGGGGTGGAGAAAAAAATATACGGCGCGCGAGAAATAAGGAAAAAATGCTGGATCGCATAGACCGGATCCATCGGCCAGTCATGGATCGCCAGCGCATTGATCCTGCATTTGGTGCGATTCATGGCAGTGGAAAAATTGCCTTAGAGTTGCGAAAGTACGAGCGCAAAGCAGGTCAGCGCACGCTGTTTCGAGATGTTGATTTGCTGGTGCAATCGGGCGAGCGCGTCGGATTGGTTGGGAGTAATGGGACAGGTAAATCCATGCTTTTTAAGGATATTGTTGCCGAGGCTGCCTGGGAACACCCCACTATGCGAATTGGTCCACGCATAAAATTGGGATATTACGCACAAGAACACGAGACCTTAAATGAAAACCGAACCATTCTCGAAGAGATCTGTTTGTCGGGTGAGTTGAACCGCGATCAGGGGGGTGGGGTGTTGTCCAGGTTTTTATTTTCATGGCGTGATCTGGACAAAAAAGTCGGCAATTTAAGCGGTGGGGAAAAAAGCCGCGTTCAGTTGGCCTGTTTGATGGTGTCTGGGGCCAATATGTTGCTATTGGATGAGCCAACCAATCATCTGGATATCGCATCTCGCGAGCAGGTGGAAGATGCCCTTGAAGACTTTGACGGTACACTTATAGTGATTTCACACGATCGCTATTTCCTCGATAAAATTGCCGAGCGCGTGATTGAGGTGCGCGATCTGAATTTGGAATCCCATGTGGGCAATTTTTCAGATTTTTGGGCAAAACGGAGATCAAATAAGACGCCGGATGGAGAGATTTATTCTGAGGTTGAAAAACAAATCGAGGCGTTGGAAGATGAAAAATTGCGATTGGAACGGGGGATGGCATCGGCTTTTGAAAAAAGAGATTTCAAGCGGGGAGACCGCCTCAGCCGTCGATTGCGTCTGGTGGAACAGCAGATTGAAAACCTTTATCCGAAAAGCCCGTAAAACCCAACAGCTTTAGCGTTGGGTCGCATGGCGAAGGGCTTAGAATTTGCGGGGTGGCTTTAGTCTGGGGGATAGTCCTCAAGGGACTATCGGTGGCGGTGAATCAACAAGATTTATTCTATTTTCAACTTGACACAAACAGAATATAAGTATATATTTTTATTATGGTTAAGTCATTCAAATACAGATTGCGTCCCACCAAAAAGCAAGAACAAATCTTGCTGGCGCATATTGACGAATGTCGTATTCTCTACAATCAACTACTCTGTGCAAGAATACAAGCATGGAAGAATGAGAATAAGTCTCTCTCTCAATATGACCAGACCAAAACAATACCATTGCTAAAACAGCAACACGTTGCTTTCAAGCAAGTATATAGTCAAGTATTGCAACAAGTATCACACAGAGTAGATTTGGCATTCAAAGGTTTCTTTCGCAGACTTA
This region of Gemmatimonadota bacterium genomic DNA includes:
- a CDS encoding ABC-F family ATP-binding cassette domain-containing protein translates to MTILELHHIAMDYGAQDVLVDVSFKINKGEKVGLIGDNGCGKSTILKLIAGIERPVSGTVSKVKGISTGYLEQHLKFQAGRRVEEEIASVFEAVNRMQRKMRKLEAQMANGASDQINGVMEQYGRLQEAFERADGYACQAKIDAVIDGLGIGAWRDQSVDVLSGGEKNLVGLAKILLGEPDLLLLDEPGNHLDFEGLAWLETFLQNLDRTVILVSHDRYMLDRVVNRVVEVEDGKASTYMGNYSAYRTEKLRQLLLQKAAYDNQQKEIQRLEEMIKRFELWGGEKNIRRARNKEKMLDRIDRIHRPVMDRQRIDPAFGAIHGSGKIALELRKYERKAGQRTLFRDVDLLVQSGERVGLVGSNGTGKSMLFKDIVAEAAWEHPTMRIGPRIKLGYYAQEHETLNENRTILEEICLSGELNRDQGGGVLSRFLFSWRDLDKKVGNLSGGEKSRVQLACLMVSGANMLLLDEPTNHLDIASREQVEDALEDFDGTLIVISHDRYFLDKIAERVIEVRDLNLESHVGNFSDFWAKRRSNKTPDGEIYSEVEKQIEALEDEKLRLERGMASAFEKRDFKRGDRLSRRLRLVEQQIENLYPKSP
- a CDS encoding helix-turn-helix domain-containing protein; this encodes MVKSFKYRLRPTKKQEQILLAHIDECRILYNQLLCARIQAWKNENKSLSQYDQTKTIPLLKQQHVAFKQVYSQVLQQVSHRVDLAFKGFFRRLKKKAETGEKAGFPRYKNENRYDSITYPQFANGCRL